The following are from one region of the Mixophyes fleayi isolate aMixFle1 chromosome 7, aMixFle1.hap1, whole genome shotgun sequence genome:
- the DIP2A gene encoding disco-interacting protein 2 homolog A isoform X3, whose amino-acid sequence MAERGGCAILESLPVEIRESLAELELELSEGDITQKGYEKKRAKLLARYIPLIQGVDPSLQTEGKLTGLSQVTTSTNKQQRSRSTSSRDERFRSDVHTEAVQAALAKYKERKMPMPSKRRSALVQSSVETYTPPESLSAPPDVTTGLLGNTHHERPQVASVRGVPRGFNSSILETADGVPVNSRVSSKIQQLLNTLKRPKRPPLREFFVDDFEELLEVQQPDPNQPKPEGTEMALLKGEPLGVVSNWPPSLLTALHRWGTTQPKAPCLTSLDTTGKALYTLTYGKLWSRSVKLAYTLLNKLTSKSESLLKPGDRVALVFPNSDPVMFMVAFYGCLLSDLIPVPIEVPLTRKDAGSQQIGFLLGSCGVSLALTTDACQKGLPKAQTGDVVTFKGWPRLAWFVIDGKHLMKPPKDWHPHIRDASNDPAYIEYKTSKEGSTMGVTVSQSDMLAHCHALTQACGYSEAETLINVLDFKRDAGLWHGVLSNVMNRMHVVSIPYALMKVNPLSWIQKVNVYKARVALVKSRDMHWSLLAQRDQRDVSLSSLRMLIVADGANPWSISSCDAFLNVFQSRGLRPEVIAPCATSSEALTVSMRRPPDLGGVPSGKVVLSMNGLSYGVIRADTEEKLSVLTVQDVGQVMPGANICVVKVEGTPYLCKTDEIGELCVSSNSTGTAYYGLHGITKNIFETIPLFANGDPVSSQPFTRTGLLGFIGQERLVFVVGKVDGQMIVSGRRHSCDDVVATALAVEPMKFVYRGR is encoded by the exons GAGACATAACTCAGAAGGGATATGAGAAGAAGAGAGCTAAGCTCCTGGCTCGCTACATTCCACTCATCCAAG GGGTAGATCCTTCACTGCAAACAGAGGGCAAACTCACGGGCTTGTCACAAGTTACAACATCCACAAATAAGCAGCAAAGGTCTCGTTCCACCAGCTCACGGGATGAGAGATTTCGATCTG ATGTTCACACAGAAGCTGTACAAGCAGCTTTGGCCAAATACAAAGAGAGAAAAATGCCCATGCCTTCTAAAAGACGCTCTGCTCTCGTCCAGTCTTCTGTAGAGACCTACACCCCACCAG AGAGTCTTTCTGCGCCACCTGACGTGACTACCGGACTTCTAGGAAACACTCATCATGAGCGTCCACAGGTGGCATCTGTTCGCGGAGTGCCACGGGGGTTCAACAGCAGCATAttagaaacagcagatg GTGTACCAGTGAACAGCAGAGTCTCTTCCAAAATCCAGCAGCTTCTAAATACCCTAAAAAGGCCAAAGCGTCCACCACTCAGAGAGTTCTTTGTGGACGATTTTGAAGAGCTTCTGGAAG TTCAGCAGCCAGACCCCAACCAGCCAAAACCTGAAGGAACAGAAATGGCATTGCTCAAAGGAGAACCCCTAGGAGTTGTATCTAACTGGCCTCCTTCGTTGCTGACTGCTCTGCATCGTTGGGGAACTACGCAACCCAAAGCACCATGTCTTACCTCATTGGACACCACTGGGAAAGCATTGTACACACTCACCTATG gcaAATTGTGGAGTCGGAGTGTTAAACTAGCATACACTCTCTTAAACAAGCTGACCAGCAAGAGTGAGTCTCTTCTTAAACCAGGAGACAGG GTGGCTCTCGTATTTCCCAACAGTGACCCGGTTATGTTTATGGTAGCTTTTTATGGGTGTCTCCTTTCAGACCTTATTCCTGTGCCCATTGAAGTGCCACTAACTAGAAAG GATGCAGGCAGCCAGCAAATCGGCTTCCTCCTGGGTAGTTGCGGGGTGTCCCTGGCACTTACCACAGATGCCTGCCAAAAAGGACTGCCCAAAGCTCAGACAGGAGACGTGGTGACATTCAAAG GTTGGCCTCGTCTGGCATGGTTCGTTATTGATGGAAAGCACTTAATGAAGCCTCCCAAAGATTGGCATCCACATATCCGAGATGCTAGCAATGATCCAGCTTATATTGAG TACAAAACCAGCAAAGAGGGCAGCACCATGGGGGTCACAGTGTCTCAGTCCGATATGTTGGCTCATTGTCACGCACTGACACAAGCATGCGGCTATTCAGAAG CGGAAACATTAATTAATGTACTGGACTTCAAGAGGGATGCCGGCCTGTGGCATGGAGTGCTGTCG AATGTTATGAACCGCATGCATGTGGTCAGCATTCCCTACGCTCTGATGAAAGTGAATCCACTCTCTTGGATCCAGAAGGTCAATGTCTACAAAG CTCGTGTAGCGCTGGTAAAATCCAGGGACATGCACTGGTCTCTTCTGGCACAGAGAGACCAGCGGGACGTGAGCCTCAGTTCTCTGCGGATGCTGATTGTGGCAGATGGAGCTAATCCAT GGTCTATATCTTCGTGCGATGCCTTCCTTAATGTCTTCCAATCTAGGGGTCTGAGACCTGAAGTCATCGCTCCTTGTGCCACCTCCTCCGAGGCTCTCACAGTATCCATGCGCAG GCCTCCAGATCTGGGTGGTGTTCCTTCTGGAAAGGTGGTGTTATCGATGAATGGGCTGAGTTATGGTGTCATTCGAGCAGACACTGAGGAGAAACTATCTGTACTCACTGTGCAGGATGTAGGACAAGTAATGCCTGGAG CCAACATATGTGTGGTGAAAGTGGAGGGGACACCATATTTATGTAAAACAGATGAAATTGGAGAGCTGTGTGTGTCCTCCAACTCTACAGGGACTGCATATTACGGTCTACATGGAATTACCAAGAATATCTTTGAG acgaTTCCTCTTTTTGCCAACGGAGACCCTGTTTCTAGCCAGCCATTCACTAGAACTGGGCTATTGGGCTTCATTGGACAA GAACGGTTGGTGTTTGTTGTGGGGAAGGTGGATGGCCAGATGATTGTAAGCGGGCGCAGGCACAGCTGCGACGATGTGGTGGCAACAGCCCTGGCTGTGGAACCAATGAAGTTTGTTTACAGAGGGAGGTAA